A genomic window from Winogradskyella sp. J14-2 includes:
- a CDS encoding DUF1697 domain-containing protein, with amino-acid sequence MKTYVALLRGINVGGHRKVPMAELRDLLTNNGFSNVKTYLQSGNVIFKVAEPDVQKIENSLQNLIIDYFGFNISVMVRTMQQLQKIFDDCPFPEAKRVSSYFAILSHLPQENLVQKAYEKVYEKEEYKIINDCIYFYSDKGYGNAKFSLNYFEKKLNVNATARNYKTMLKLLSLSAEN; translated from the coding sequence ATGAAAACATATGTAGCTTTACTAAGAGGGATTAACGTTGGCGGACACAGAAAAGTGCCAATGGCTGAGTTGAGAGACCTGTTAACCAATAATGGTTTTTCTAATGTAAAAACCTATTTACAAAGTGGTAATGTGATTTTTAAAGTTGCAGAACCTGATGTTCAAAAGATAGAAAATTCTCTTCAAAATTTAATTATCGACTATTTTGGTTTTAACATTTCTGTAATGGTAAGAACAATGCAGCAATTACAAAAAATATTTGACGATTGTCCCTTTCCCGAAGCCAAAAGAGTAAGCAGTTATTTTGCAATATTATCTCATTTGCCACAAGAAAATTTAGTGCAAAAAGCTTACGAAAAAGTCTATGAAAAAGAAGAGTATAAGATTATAAATGATTGCATTTATTTCTATTCAGACAAGGGTTACGGCAATGCAAAATTTAGTCTCAATTATTTTGAGAAAAAACTAAATGTCAATGCCACAGCAAGAAACTACAAAACAATGCTAAAGTTACTATCTTTGTCGGCAGAAAATTAG
- a CDS encoding NAD(P)/FAD-dependent oxidoreductase: MKEQKDIIVIGGGAAGFFAAINIAEQHPELSVAVLERGKEGLQKVKISGGGRCNVTHAEFIPSELVQNYPRGEKELLGPFHTFMTGDTIAWFEERGVELKIEEDGRMFPISNSSQTIIDCFLFEAKKHKVEVFYNHSVKSIKPIDNRFKVTTSQGDVEAKKIVLATGSNPKVWKLLEDMGHTIVPPVPSLFTFDIKDKRIKDIPGVVAQNVEVKVLNTGLFSEGPLLVTHVGMSAPAILKLSAYGAVELAKLNYNFEIEINFIKQDFENCINQLKDLKQELAKKQICGTAQFDLPKRLWRKLVLASNISENERWADLNKEQLSALAAQLTQAVFQVTGKSTFKEEFVTAGGVDLKEVNFKTFESKLIPNIFFAGEVINVDAVTGGFNFQNAWTGAYIVSQSIANT, translated from the coding sequence TTGAAAGAACAAAAAGATATCATTGTTATTGGAGGAGGTGCAGCTGGTTTTTTTGCTGCAATCAATATTGCAGAACAACATCCAGAATTGTCAGTTGCTGTTCTAGAACGAGGCAAAGAAGGTCTCCAAAAAGTAAAAATTTCTGGTGGAGGACGTTGCAATGTTACACATGCAGAGTTTATACCTTCAGAGTTGGTGCAAAATTATCCAAGAGGCGAAAAGGAATTACTTGGTCCATTTCATACTTTTATGACAGGAGATACCATTGCTTGGTTTGAAGAGCGTGGAGTAGAATTGAAAATTGAGGAGGATGGCAGAATGTTTCCAATCTCTAACTCTTCGCAAACCATTATAGATTGCTTTTTGTTTGAAGCCAAAAAGCATAAGGTTGAGGTGTTCTATAATCATTCTGTAAAATCAATAAAACCAATTGATAATAGATTTAAGGTTACTACATCTCAAGGAGATGTTGAAGCCAAAAAAATAGTTTTGGCAACAGGAAGCAACCCAAAAGTATGGAAGCTATTGGAAGATATGGGTCATACCATTGTTCCGCCAGTGCCATCACTATTTACGTTTGATATAAAAGACAAACGTATAAAAGATATACCAGGAGTTGTAGCCCAAAATGTAGAAGTAAAAGTTTTAAATACAGGCCTTTTTTCTGAAGGGCCATTACTTGTAACACATGTAGGCATGAGTGCACCAGCAATCTTAAAATTATCGGCTTATGGAGCGGTGGAGTTAGCAAAGCTTAATTATAATTTTGAAATAGAAATCAACTTTATAAAACAAGATTTTGAAAATTGTATAAATCAATTAAAAGATTTAAAACAAGAATTAGCCAAGAAACAGATTTGTGGCACTGCGCAGTTCGATCTACCAAAACGATTGTGGAGGAAACTAGTCTTAGCTTCAAATATTTCTGAGAACGAACGTTGGGCAGATCTCAATAAAGAGCAGCTGAGTGCACTAGCAGCGCAGTTAACACAAGCAGTTTTTCAGGTAACAGGCAAAAGTACCTTTAAAGAAGAATTTGTTACAGCAGGTGGAGTAGACTTAAAAGAAGTAAACTTTAAAACGTTTGAAAGTAAGTTAATACCTAATATATTTTTTGCAGGAGAGGTTATTAATGTAGATGCGGTAACAGGAGGGTTTAACTTTCAGAATGCTTGGACGGGAGCCTATATTGTATCCCAATCAATAGCAAATACATGA
- a CDS encoding SdiA-regulated domain-containing protein, translating into MIHLKRLILIMLIAVSCQSAGQLKIEGSINNALEEASAAEFIPQSDLIWTIEDSGNDSDLFGLDASGKIVKKMAITNASNIDWEDLTSDKQGNLYIGDFGNNNEKRKHFRILKINHDDLDRETAEAEIIDFTVPKKKYSKDFEAFFLYKDAFYIFSKETKKFIILKVPNSPGKHEAVLNHEFNLNGKHNKITSADISDDGKTIVLLNHDKLWKLSNFNDDDFFSGVIEELQFNNNTQKEGVCFKTSSEVYITDERNGDEGGNIYSFVLN; encoded by the coding sequence ATGATACACCTTAAAAGATTAATATTAATAATGCTTATTGCGGTTTCTTGCCAATCTGCTGGTCAGCTTAAAATAGAAGGCAGTATTAATAATGCATTAGAAGAAGCTTCTGCTGCAGAGTTTATACCTCAATCTGACCTCATCTGGACCATTGAAGATTCTGGAAACGACAGTGACTTGTTTGGATTAGACGCTAGTGGAAAAATTGTAAAAAAAATGGCAATAACCAACGCTAGCAATATTGATTGGGAAGATTTAACATCTGATAAACAAGGTAATTTATATATAGGCGATTTTGGAAACAATAACGAAAAACGAAAGCATTTTAGGATTTTGAAAATAAATCATGACGACCTAGACCGCGAAACTGCTGAAGCAGAAATCATTGATTTCACTGTACCAAAAAAGAAGTATTCTAAAGACTTTGAAGCATTCTTTTTGTACAAAGACGCCTTTTACATTTTTAGCAAAGAGACAAAGAAGTTTATTATCTTGAAAGTTCCTAATTCTCCGGGTAAGCATGAAGCTGTATTAAATCATGAATTTAATTTAAATGGTAAGCATAATAAAATTACCTCTGCAGATATTAGTGATGACGGCAAAACTATTGTGTTACTAAACCATGATAAACTATGGAAACTCTCTAATTTTAACGATGATGATTTCTTCTCTGGAGTGATTGAAGAACTACAGTTTAATAACAATACCCAAAAAGAAGGTGTTTGTTTTAAAACCAGTTCTGAAGTTTATATCACGGACGAACGCAATGGTGATGAAGGTGGCAATATATACAGTTTTGTGCTTAACTAA
- a CDS encoding metallophosphoesterase, with amino-acid sequence MKLIYRKITILILVILSHACATYKVQYAKDDFTIQNLPDKPVDNVFYLVGDAGKSPINGYSDALMAFKKHLAVQNNSKDDYAIYLGDNIYPAGLPKKEHKNRTDAENALNAQIGAVNGFKGETIFIPGNHDWYADGIKGVKRQEKYIEKALGKNTFQPENGCPLESLDVSETVQLIIIDTQWYLENWNDNPGINDDCEIKTRERFFLEVEGELKKAQNKTIVFAMHHPMYTNGVHGGQFAASKHIFPGQKKIPVPGLATIVAQIRTQGGVSIQDRYNERYNELMKRLETLAVDSPKLVFVSGHEHTLQYIEEGRIKQIVSGSGAKESYATLSDNGLFSYGKQGFAKLVVFKDGSSWVQFFSAVNGEPKAIFQKEIIPPNKPDFDISKLPDSFPNTVEVSIYSKEETNKTGFFEAVWGENYRDVYSKKITAKVATLDTLYGGLDIVRKGGGHQTRSLRLKLKDGRELNMRALRKSATQYIQTVVFKDNFVKNEFDETIVEDLILDFYTAAHPYAFLAIPKLSDAAHVLHTNPKLYYIPKHKHLGKYNDAYGGELYMIEERPEDNYTDEENFGYADDIESTHDIIEKIRKDEEYKIDEVAFVRARLFDMLVGDWDRHQDQWRWAQFNQPNGDKLYRAIPRDRDQVFSNFDGTLLDVGRAISSATNQLQVYDAELKDIRWMNSAGHKLDKALIKQSDKSVWLEQAKFLQTQITDEVVEDAFSNLPKAIQGKTIEDIKTKLKGRRDNLLDIATRYSNYLDELVILTATDKDDFIEITRIADNETRVQIWRNKGGEKADVIVDRTYHRDVTKEIWVYALDDDDIIEVNGKANNLIYTRIIGGQGNDIYKINNGRRIKVYDHKSKKNTIEQNKGAKIKFTDNYKSNLYDFQKFIKRTSIVTPSIGFNPDDGFKVGVSLTKTTKGFERNPFSQQHKFRSGYYFATKGFDLRYKGQFANIFGEWNLNLGGVFTSANFTNNFFGIGNETENNDDDLDLDYNRVKTSIIGVNVGAVKNSGYGSEYGLRAVFEGIELDATENRFITDFIPPSNKDFYKRRFFTALEAQYKYHSADDEIATSRGMDFNIVAGTKTEIEAFNNIFGYVNAHLGLYNALSVNRKLVLKTDIRTQLRFGDDFLFYQGANIGDGGAGLRGYRTERFTGKNSLVTNADLRYSFNTFKTGWFPMQIGVFSGLDVGRVWVKNDNSRKWHNSYGGGFWVAAAESVAGTFNFFTGADGLRFSFGFGLNF; translated from the coding sequence ATGAAATTGATATACAGAAAAATTACAATACTTATTTTAGTTATTTTAAGTCATGCATGTGCTACATATAAAGTACAGTATGCAAAAGACGATTTTACCATTCAAAATTTACCAGATAAGCCAGTTGACAATGTGTTTTATTTGGTAGGTGATGCTGGTAAATCTCCAATAAATGGTTATTCGGACGCTTTAATGGCTTTTAAAAAACATCTTGCTGTCCAAAACAATTCTAAAGACGACTATGCAATTTACTTAGGTGATAATATTTACCCTGCAGGTTTACCAAAAAAAGAACATAAAAACAGAACTGATGCTGAGAATGCACTTAACGCTCAAATTGGTGCAGTTAACGGTTTTAAAGGAGAAACCATATTTATTCCTGGTAACCACGATTGGTATGCAGATGGAATAAAAGGAGTAAAGCGCCAAGAAAAGTATATAGAAAAAGCGTTAGGGAAAAACACATTTCAACCAGAAAATGGTTGCCCTCTAGAAAGCTTAGATGTTAGTGAAACCGTACAACTTATTATTATAGACACACAATGGTACCTAGAAAATTGGAATGATAATCCAGGAATAAATGACGACTGCGAAATTAAAACCAGAGAACGTTTTTTTTTAGAGGTAGAAGGAGAATTAAAAAAAGCACAAAATAAAACTATTGTCTTTGCAATGCATCATCCAATGTATACTAATGGCGTACATGGAGGGCAATTTGCAGCTTCAAAACATATTTTTCCTGGCCAGAAAAAAATACCAGTGCCAGGTTTAGCAACTATTGTTGCTCAAATTAGAACACAAGGAGGTGTGTCAATTCAGGATCGTTACAACGAGCGTTATAATGAATTAATGAAACGATTAGAAACCTTGGCCGTCGATAGCCCAAAATTAGTTTTTGTATCTGGCCACGAGCACACCTTACAATATATCGAAGAAGGAAGGATAAAACAGATTGTTTCTGGGTCTGGCGCCAAAGAATCTTATGCAACTTTAAGTGATAATGGCTTGTTTTCGTATGGTAAACAGGGTTTTGCAAAGCTTGTGGTTTTTAAGGATGGTAGTTCTTGGGTGCAGTTCTTTAGTGCTGTAAATGGGGAGCCAAAAGCCATTTTTCAAAAAGAAATAATACCACCTAACAAACCAGATTTTGATATTTCTAAATTACCAGATAGCTTTCCAAATACAGTAGAAGTCTCTATATATTCAAAAGAAGAAACTAATAAAACAGGTTTTTTTGAGGCTGTTTGGGGTGAAAACTACAGAGATGTCTACAGCAAAAAGATTACAGCAAAAGTCGCTACTTTAGATACGCTATACGGTGGCTTAGATATTGTACGTAAAGGTGGTGGCCACCAGACACGTTCTTTAAGATTAAAGTTAAAAGACGGAAGGGAGTTAAACATGCGCGCTTTGCGTAAGAGCGCAACGCAGTATATTCAAACTGTTGTATTTAAAGATAATTTTGTAAAAAATGAATTTGACGAAACTATTGTTGAAGATCTCATTTTAGATTTCTATACCGCTGCACACCCTTATGCCTTTCTGGCTATACCTAAATTATCAGATGCAGCCCACGTACTGCACACAAATCCAAAATTGTATTATATACCAAAACATAAACATTTAGGAAAGTATAACGATGCGTATGGCGGAGAGTTATACATGATAGAAGAACGTCCAGAAGACAACTACACAGACGAAGAAAATTTTGGATATGCAGATGATATAGAAAGTACACACGATATCATTGAAAAAATTAGAAAGGACGAAGAGTACAAAATCGATGAGGTTGCTTTTGTTAGGGCACGACTATTTGATATGCTTGTAGGTGATTGGGATAGACACCAAGACCAATGGCGCTGGGCACAATTTAATCAACCTAATGGCGATAAATTATATAGAGCTATCCCTAGAGATAGAGATCAGGTGTTTTCTAATTTTGATGGTACTTTACTAGATGTAGGACGCGCAATTTCAAGCGCAACCAATCAACTTCAGGTCTATGATGCAGAATTAAAAGATATAAGATGGATGAATAGTGCTGGGCATAAGTTAGATAAAGCACTAATAAAACAATCCGATAAGTCCGTATGGTTAGAGCAGGCAAAATTTCTTCAAACTCAAATAACGGATGAGGTGGTAGAGGATGCATTTTCAAATTTACCAAAAGCTATTCAAGGAAAAACCATAGAAGACATAAAGACAAAATTAAAAGGTAGGCGAGATAACTTGTTAGACATTGCAACGCGTTATTCAAACTATTTAGATGAATTGGTAATACTTACAGCAACGGACAAGGATGATTTTATTGAAATTACCAGAATAGCAGATAATGAAACCAGAGTGCAGATTTGGCGAAATAAAGGTGGCGAAAAAGCAGATGTAATTGTAGACAGAACGTATCATAGAGATGTTACTAAAGAAATTTGGGTCTATGCCCTAGACGATGATGATATTATTGAAGTTAACGGTAAGGCCAATAACTTAATTTACACACGCATAATTGGTGGGCAAGGCAATGATATTTATAAAATTAATAACGGTAGACGTATAAAGGTGTACGACCATAAATCTAAAAAAAATACGATTGAACAAAACAAAGGCGCAAAAATTAAATTTACCGATAACTATAAATCTAATTTGTACGATTTTCAGAAGTTTATAAAAAGAACGAGCATTGTTACACCTAGCATAGGTTTTAATCCAGATGATGGATTTAAAGTTGGTGTTAGTTTAACAAAAACAACTAAGGGGTTTGAGCGCAATCCGTTTTCGCAACAGCATAAGTTTAGGTCAGGTTATTATTTTGCCACCAAAGGTTTTGATCTAAGATACAAAGGACAGTTTGCTAATATTTTTGGCGAGTGGAATTTAAATTTAGGAGGTGTTTTTACAAGTGCAAATTTTACAAACAACTTTTTTGGTATCGGAAATGAAACCGAAAATAATGACGACGATCTAGATTTAGATTACAATCGTGTAAAAACAAGTATTATTGGTGTTAATGTAGGTGCAGTTAAAAATTCTGGGTATGGAAGTGAGTATGGACTTAGAGCTGTTTTTGAAGGTATAGAGTTAGATGCCACTGAAAATAGATTTATTACCGATTTTATACCACCTTCAAATAAGGATTTTTACAAGAGACGTTTCTTTACAGCTCTTGAGGCTCAGTATAAATATCACAGTGCAGATGATGAAATTGCAACCTCTCGTGGTATGGATTTTAATATAGTAGCAGGTACAAAAACAGAAATAGAAGCGTTTAATAACATCTTTGGTTATGTAAATGCACATTTAGGATTATACAATGCATTAAGTGTTAATAGAAAACTTGTTCTAAAAACAGATATAAGAACTCAATTGCGTTTTGGAGATGACTTTTTGTTTTATCAAGGCGCAAATATTGGAGATGGTGGTGCAGGACTAAGAGGTTACCGTACAGAACGATTTACCGGTAAAAACTCTTTAGTTACTAACGCAGATTTACGTTATAGTTTTAATACTTTTAAAACAGGTTGGTTCCCTATGCAAATCGGTGTTTTTTCAGGTTTAGATGTAGGTAGAGTATGGGTAAAAAATGACAATTCTAGAAAATGGCATAACTCTTATGGTGGAGGATTTTGGGTAGCAGCAGCAGAGTCTGTAGCAGGTACGTTTAACTTCTTTACAGGTGCAGATGGTTTAAGATTTTCATTTGGTTTTGGACTTAATTTTTAG